A stretch of DNA from Natrinema salaciae:
GTCGCGTACGCGCGAATCGAATTCATCGCCACCGGCCGAGCCACAGGACGTCAGTATCTCGATCTCGCTCGAGGGTGCGACGGAGTCGGACGACCGAGTTCGAGTCGACGGCGCACGCACGCGTCAGACAACGGTCAACGACGACGGGCGACCGAACCGGTCGCAGCAACGGACGGAGACGCGACCCGAGGAGACGGACACGCAGTGTAACCAGTGTGGCGACCGCCTCGACGGCGATCACGTCTACTGTCCCAACTGTGGTGAAAAAGCCTCGAAGCGGCTGTTCTGCGACTGTGGCGACGAAATCCGATCCGACTGGTCGTTCTGTCCCAGCTGCGGTCGTCGGACGCCCGCAGCGGACGTCCTCGAGTCAGACGGTCAGCAGTACTGACCAGTGTAAGACAGAGAACGTCCAGTCCGACGGAAGTTTTATTATCCATGCTAAACATCCCTTTATTCGCGTAAGACGGTTTGTCTTACACCCGTCGTTCAGACGGAAAATCGCCCGATGTCGGGTGGTTCAAGCGTAAGACACGCCGCGTCTGACAGGGGCGCGCCACCGTCTTACCCCACGGGGAATACAACCATGGAGCGTGTGACACTGCGAATTCCGAAACAGCAGATCGAAGAAGTAGAGCAACTGGTCGATTCGGGCGAGTTTCCGAACCGGAGCGAGGCGATCCGGTCGGCCGTCCGCGAGATGATCAACGAGCAACAGGACGGGCCCACCGAGCAGTCCGGCAAACGCAACTGGGCGAAGGTGTAACGATGCAGGATATCGTTCAGGACGCCCTGGAGAACGCGGAGGAAGAGGCCCGGGAGATGGACGCCTCGATGGGCGACGACGAGTTCGGGGAGCCCCGAATCGTCATCGTCGGCTGTGGCGGTGCCGGAAACAACACGATCAACCGACTGTACAACATCGGCGTCGACGGTGCCGACACCGTCGCGATCAACACGGACAAACAGCACCTCAAGATGATCGAGGCCGACACGAAGATCCTGGTCGGCAAATCGCTCACCAACGGGCTCG
This window harbors:
- a CDS encoding double zinc ribbon domain-containing protein; the encoded protein is MSKITFRADDDLVEQLEGLEISKSEAMREALRSYLESGAARDDDAGSEPVREADGAIDDLVRERVDERLETRLRELGLEHASSRTRESNSSPPAEPQDVSISISLEGATESDDRVRVDGARTRQTTVNDDGRPNRSQQRTETRPEETDTQCNQCGDRLDGDHVYCPNCGEKASKRLFCDCGDEIRSDWSFCPSCGRRTPAADVLESDGQQY
- a CDS encoding ribbon-helix-helix domain-containing protein; this encodes MERVTLRIPKQQIEEVEQLVDSGEFPNRSEAIRSAVREMINEQQDGPTEQSGKRNWAKV